A genomic window from Lentibacter algarum includes:
- a CDS encoding YqgE/AlgH family protein produces MRDESDLTGQLLIAMPDIGDPRFERSVILICEHSAEGTMGLILNKPSSDVSFHDLAEQLELGTPEAAQQVNFGGPVEMGRGFVLHSSEYVSGRSSHLVLEGLRLSTSLDVLEDMVTGTGPSAALLMLGYAGWGAGQLEAEILANGWLSGPADAAFVLSGGGEEMWSAALKRLGVNPLLLSATAGRA; encoded by the coding sequence GTGCGTGACGAGAGCGATCTGACAGGGCAACTTCTGATTGCGATGCCCGATATTGGCGATCCGCGGTTTGAGCGTTCTGTGATCCTGATTTGTGAGCATTCGGCGGAGGGCACGATGGGGCTTATCCTGAACAAGCCGTCAAGTGATGTCTCATTCCATGACCTTGCCGAACAGCTTGAGCTTGGCACGCCTGAAGCTGCGCAACAGGTCAATTTCGGTGGGCCTGTCGAGATGGGCCGCGGATTTGTGCTTCACTCCAGCGAATATGTGTCAGGGCGCTCCAGTCATCTGGTTCTGGAGGGGCTGCGGCTCAGCACATCTCTGGATGTGCTTGAAGATATGGTCACGGGCACAGGGCCGAGCGCGGCACTCTTGATGCTGGGTTATGCAGGCTGGGGCGCGGGACAGCTTGAAGCCGAAATCCTTGCCAATGGTTGGTTGAGCGGGCCAGCTGATGCGGCGTTTGTTCTCAGCGGTGGCGGCGAAGAGATGTGGAGCGCGGCGTTGAAGCGGCTTGGCGTCAATCCTCTGCTTCTCTCCGCGACGGCTGGGCGCGCCTGA
- a CDS encoding aa3-type cytochrome c oxidase subunit IV, translating into MSDHKHGEMDTKVQEETFSGFMTWVTRTAIFCICLLIFAYMVNG; encoded by the coding sequence ATGAGCGACCACAAGCACGGCGAAATGGATACCAAAGTTCAAGAAGAAACGTTTAGCGGCTTCATGACTTGGGTCACGCGTACGGCAATTTTCTGCATCTGTTTGTTGATCTTTGCTTACATGGTCAACGGCTGA
- a CDS encoding AzlC family ABC transporter permease gives MRSTTPKTPLQQGIRDAAPFILVVTPFAIVFGVVATEAGLSIAETLLFSIAVIAGAAQFTTLQLLNENAPAVIALLSGLAVNLRMAMYSASLTPHLGAAPLWQRALVAYLTVDQSYACSVAAFERNPSWSLKERTTYFFATCIPVIPMWYLMTLVGALIGEKIPESAALDFAVPITFLAIIAPMMRTPAHLAAALVASLSALSLTWVPFNLGLIIAASLGMITGAQAELMLTKRGLFK, from the coding sequence ATGCGCTCAACCACACCAAAAACGCCGCTTCAGCAAGGCATACGCGACGCGGCGCCGTTTATCCTTGTGGTCACGCCCTTTGCGATCGTCTTTGGGGTCGTCGCAACAGAAGCAGGCCTCAGCATCGCCGAGACGCTCCTCTTTTCAATAGCGGTCATAGCAGGTGCGGCCCAATTTACCACGCTTCAGCTTCTCAATGAAAATGCCCCCGCCGTAATCGCGCTGCTCTCTGGCCTCGCGGTCAATCTGCGCATGGCAATGTACTCGGCCTCCCTCACGCCCCACTTGGGCGCCGCGCCCCTCTGGCAGCGGGCACTTGTGGCATATCTCACAGTAGATCAGTCCTACGCATGCTCTGTGGCAGCGTTTGAGCGCAACCCGAGCTGGAGCCTCAAAGAGCGCACAACCTACTTCTTCGCAACCTGCATCCCCGTAATCCCGATGTGGTATCTGATGACCCTCGTGGGCGCCCTCATTGGCGAGAAAATCCCTGAAAGTGCAGCGCTCGACTTTGCTGTGCCGATCACATTCCTCGCCATCATCGCCCCGATGATGCGCACACCCGCCCATCTCGCCGCCGCGCTTGTGGCCAGCCTATCTGCACTCAGCCTGACATGGGTTCCCTTCAACCTTGGCCTCATCATCGCGGCCAGCTTGGGGATGATCACAGGCGCACAAGCCGAGCTCATGCTCACCAAACGGGGGCTCTTCAAATGA
- a CDS encoding AzlD domain-containing protein — MIERPELWYVIAALAAGSFMLRFTFLGLVGDRPLPEWLLRHLRYTAVAVLPALIAPMIIWPAATGGSFDLPRGLAAFATLSAGLWFRSVIVSITAGATTLYLALYLFS, encoded by the coding sequence ATGATCGAACGTCCAGAACTCTGGTATGTCATAGCCGCCCTTGCCGCGGGTAGCTTTATGCTGCGTTTTACGTTCCTCGGACTTGTCGGCGACAGGCCGCTGCCCGAATGGCTCCTGCGCCATCTGCGCTATACGGCCGTCGCCGTGCTTCCCGCGCTCATAGCCCCGATGATCATCTGGCCCGCCGCCACAGGCGGCAGCTTTGATCTGCCCCGTGGCCTCGCCGCATTCGCGACGCTCAGCGCAGGCCTATGGTTCCGCTCAGTGATTGTTTCCATCACTGCGGGCGCAACCACGCTCTACCTAGCGCTCTATCTTTTCAGTTAG
- a CDS encoding DUF6173 family protein, translating to MSDMIVTSAEAMEAEALPKRHEAHCKPQNKAGEMPSTVTHKPVAQKSPAEWAHERLILYIQNFEEQLDNEHEVAMGFTGGDAGVLRIEGMGFFDPDMVTFYGSDASGAKTQLVQHVSQLNVMLRALPKEVPAAAPNRIGFRLAKALEEGEA from the coding sequence ATGAGCGATATGATTGTCACGTCGGCGGAAGCGATGGAGGCAGAAGCCCTGCCCAAGCGGCACGAGGCGCATTGTAAGCCGCAAAATAAGGCGGGCGAAATGCCCAGCACAGTGACCCATAAACCTGTTGCACAGAAGAGCCCTGCAGAGTGGGCACATGAGCGGCTGATTCTCTATATTCAGAATTTTGAAGAGCAGCTCGACAACGAACACGAAGTTGCCATGGGCTTTACTGGCGGTGACGCTGGTGTCCTTCGGATCGAAGGCATGGGCTTTTTTGACCCTGACATGGTCACGTTTTACGGAAGTGATGCGAGCGGGGCCAAGACCCAGCTGGTACAGCATGTGAGCCAGCTTAATGTCATGCTGCGGGCGCTCCCAAAAGAAGTGCCTGCCGCGGCGCCAAACCGTATCGGCTTCAGGCTTGCCAAAGCGCTGGAAGAGGGCGAGGCTTAA
- a CDS encoding efflux RND transporter permease subunit produces the protein MRDVGLIGGIISYFTRHRTVANLLLVSLIVAGLVAMPRMRAQFFPDVIVDNVSVSVTWEGAGAEDVDAGIVQVLEPALLTVEGVAEATSVSREGSARIDLDFEPGWDMARAADDVQAAVDFVTLLPDEADDPKVERGVWRDRVTDVVITGPVGADQLARFADEFVARLFQEGVTRTTIRGVAGQKTNVIVSTRDLIEHDITFAQIAGAIGEEVNADPAGDVTGANARVRTGVEKRSPEQISQIVIKALADGSKLTIGDVARLEVEGALRGETYFVGENPAISVRVDRSASGDAIGIQHSVEKVAAALEATLPPDVSIDLIRTRAEAITGRLDILLDNGLMGLGLVVALLFLFLNARTALWVAAGIPVSMLAAIALMFAWGLTINMISLFALIITLGIVVDDAIVVGEHADARLRKLREGPVEAAENAAKRMALPVFSATLTTVIAFFALTFVEGRFGDLISDIPFTVVVVLLASLVECFLILPNHMAHSLKHAFETHWYDLPSRVVNRGFEHVRERYFRPAMVWVVKLRYPVFAGVILVLASQVALFVRGDVQWRFFNAPERASISGNFAMVPGASREDTFTMMRLLQQTVNELGAEYEAKHGRNPIDYVLAQVGGNTWPPLAGADTKEPDELGAVAIELIDADLRPYSSFAFLAELQDRLPTHPLLETVSFRGWRSGPGGSALDVQFFGADANTLKAASEALKEAVVQYPEVSGVEDDLAYDKGEFVLDLSAQGQSLGFTIDGVGRELRHRLSGLEAATYPDGARSATIRVELPDDEVTADFIYRTQMRAPNGQYVALSDVVSVREQAGFSTIRRENGLRTVSVTGDISEDDAARAAEIVQALQDTILPDIASQYQVEWRLSGLSEQEGDFLNDALTGFILCLVGIYLVLAWVFASWTRPAVVMAIIPFGLVGTIYGHAAWDVPLSMFTVVGLLGMTGIIINDSIVLITTIDDYAEERGLIPSIVDGAVDRLRPVLLTTLTTVLGLAPLLYETSQQAQFLKPTVITLVYGLGFGMVLVLLIVPSLIAMQADFSKQIRSLRRALRAKDARAVQLPVGVGAALIGLWFALSLGWFAVVGQFAPLIGWLAAASTALGALGVFLAGVAVIVALVALTGVTLLARAQSQP, from the coding sequence ATGCGCGATGTGGGGCTGATCGGCGGGATTATCTCGTATTTTACGCGCCACAGAACTGTGGCCAACCTGCTTTTGGTGAGCCTGATTGTGGCGGGTCTTGTGGCGATGCCACGAATGCGTGCGCAGTTTTTTCCTGATGTCATTGTTGATAATGTCTCCGTCAGTGTCACATGGGAAGGCGCTGGCGCAGAAGATGTCGACGCGGGGATTGTGCAGGTTTTGGAGCCTGCTCTTCTGACCGTTGAGGGCGTGGCTGAGGCGACATCTGTATCGCGTGAAGGCTCTGCGCGGATTGATCTTGATTTTGAACCCGGCTGGGATATGGCGCGCGCGGCTGACGATGTTCAGGCAGCGGTGGATTTTGTCACGCTTCTGCCCGATGAAGCGGATGATCCAAAAGTCGAGCGGGGCGTTTGGCGCGACCGTGTGACCGATGTTGTGATCACGGGGCCTGTGGGCGCGGACCAGCTGGCGCGGTTTGCCGATGAATTTGTGGCGCGGCTTTTTCAGGAAGGTGTAACGCGCACCACGATCCGCGGCGTTGCAGGCCAAAAGACCAATGTGATTGTCTCCACGCGCGACTTGATCGAACACGATATTACCTTTGCCCAAATCGCGGGGGCGATTGGGGAAGAGGTGAATGCTGACCCTGCTGGTGATGTGACTGGGGCCAATGCGCGGGTGCGCACGGGCGTGGAGAAGCGCAGCCCTGAGCAGATATCCCAAATCGTGATCAAGGCGCTGGCCGATGGCTCCAAGCTGACGATTGGCGATGTGGCGCGCCTAGAGGTCGAGGGTGCGCTTCGGGGCGAGACATATTTTGTGGGAGAAAACCCCGCTATTTCTGTGCGGGTGGATCGCTCGGCGAGCGGGGATGCGATTGGCATTCAGCATTCTGTCGAGAAGGTTGCTGCGGCGCTTGAGGCGACGCTTCCCCCCGATGTTTCGATTGATCTTATTCGGACACGGGCCGAGGCCATTACGGGGCGTCTCGACATTCTGCTCGACAACGGCTTGATGGGGCTTGGTCTCGTGGTGGCGCTGCTGTTTTTGTTTCTCAATGCACGTACCGCGCTTTGGGTTGCGGCGGGTATTCCTGTTTCGATGTTGGCTGCGATTGCGCTGATGTTTGCATGGGGGCTGACGATCAATATGATCTCGCTGTTTGCGCTGATCATCACGCTTGGCATTGTTGTGGACGATGCGATTGTAGTTGGCGAGCATGCGGATGCGCGGCTCAGGAAGCTGCGTGAGGGGCCTGTGGAGGCAGCAGAAAACGCCGCGAAGCGGATGGCGCTGCCTGTGTTCTCAGCCACGTTGACCACTGTCATTGCGTTCTTTGCACTCACCTTTGTGGAGGGCCGCTTTGGCGATCTGATTTCGGATATTCCTTTCACTGTAGTGGTCGTCTTGCTGGCCAGTTTGGTGGAGTGTTTCCTCATTCTCCCCAACCATATGGCGCACTCACTGAAGCATGCGTTTGAGACCCATTGGTACGATTTGCCCAGCCGAGTTGTGAACCGCGGTTTTGAGCATGTTCGGGAGCGTTATTTCCGCCCTGCCATGGTTTGGGTTGTGAAGCTACGCTACCCTGTTTTTGCGGGTGTGATCCTTGTGCTGGCGAGCCAAGTTGCGTTGTTTGTGCGCGGCGATGTGCAGTGGCGCTTTTTCAATGCGCCTGAGCGCGCGTCTATTTCGGGCAATTTTGCCATGGTCCCGGGCGCAAGCCGCGAGGATACTTTCACGATGATGCGCTTGCTTCAGCAGACGGTGAATGAGCTCGGGGCGGAGTATGAGGCGAAGCATGGCAGAAACCCGATTGATTATGTGCTGGCGCAAGTGGGCGGCAACACATGGCCGCCGCTCGCGGGCGCAGATACCAAAGAGCCTGACGAGCTTGGCGCAGTGGCGATTGAGCTGATTGATGCGGATTTGCGACCCTATTCGAGTTTTGCTTTTCTGGCCGAGTTGCAAGACCGCTTGCCGACCCATCCACTTCTGGAAACCGTAAGCTTTCGCGGCTGGCGCTCTGGGCCGGGGGGCTCAGCGCTTGATGTTCAGTTCTTTGGTGCAGATGCGAATACGTTGAAGGCGGCGAGCGAGGCTTTGAAAGAGGCGGTTGTTCAATATCCCGAAGTCAGCGGTGTTGAGGACGATTTGGCCTATGATAAAGGCGAGTTTGTGCTGGACTTGAGCGCGCAGGGACAATCGCTTGGATTTACCATTGATGGCGTGGGCCGCGAGTTGCGCCACCGCTTGAGTGGTCTTGAGGCGGCGACTTATCCTGACGGTGCGCGCTCGGCCACGATCCGAGTGGAGCTGCCTGACGACGAGGTGACGGCGGACTTTATATATCGCACACAGATGCGCGCGCCGAACGGGCAATACGTTGCACTCTCGGATGTTGTGAGCGTGCGGGAGCAGGCGGGCTTTTCCACCATTCGGCGCGAAAACGGGCTGCGCACTGTTTCTGTCACAGGGGACATATCCGAAGATGATGCAGCGCGGGCAGCGGAGATTGTTCAGGCGCTTCAGGACACGATCCTGCCCGATATTGCTTCTCAGTATCAGGTCGAGTGGCGGCTTTCTGGGCTGTCCGAGCAGGAGGGCGATTTTCTCAACGATGCTTTGACTGGGTTTATCCTGTGTCTTGTGGGGATTTATCTTGTCTTGGCTTGGGTCTTTGCAAGCTGGACGCGGCCTGCCGTTGTGATGGCGATTATTCCTTTCGGGCTTGTCGGGACAATCTATGGCCATGCCGCTTGGGATGTCCCTTTGAGCATGTTCACGGTTGTTGGCTTGCTCGGCATGACAGGGATTATCATCAACGACTCGATTGTTCTGATCACCACGATTGACGACTACGCTGAAGAGCGCGGCCTGATTCCGTCGATTGTTGATGGCGCGGTGGACCGCTTGCGGCCCGTTCTTTTGACCACTTTGACGACAGTTCTGGGCCTTGCACCGCTGCTTTATGAGACAAGTCAGCAGGCGCAATTCCTCAAGCCGACGGTGATCACGCTGGTCTATGGTCTCGGTTTTGGGATGGTTCTTGTGCTGTTGATTGTGCCTTCGCTGATCGCGATGCAGGCTGATTTTTCAAAGCAGATCAGAAGTTTGCGGCGGGCTTTGCGCGCCAAGGATGCCCGCGCCGTTCAGCTTCCCGTCGGTGTCGGGGCGGCGCTGATTGGACTGTGGTTTGCGCTGTCGTTGGGCTGGTTTGCTGTGGTGGGGCAGTTTGCGCCGCTGATCGGTTGGCTGGCTGCGGCCAGTACAGCGCTCGGAGCGCTGGGTGTGTTTCTGGCTGGGGTGGCTGTGATTGTCGCTTTGGTTGCCTTGACGGGCGTAACTCTGTTGGCGCGGGCTCAGTCGCAGCCCTGA
- a CDS encoding L-threonylcarbamoyladenylate synthase, whose translation MTLSSTHLLSADAAGIAEAAAFLRAGERVALPTETVYGLGADACNGEAVAGIYAAKGRPSFNPLIVHVAHPTDAARYVEWSDMAARLAAAFWPGPLTLVLPLRDGHGIASLVTAGLDTLAVRCPAHPVAQALLEAFDGPVAAPSANPSGKISPTTAQHVLQGLEGRVAAVLEGGAAEIGLESTIVGLAGTPTLLRHGSITREMLEAALGTPLTEATTPAAITAPGQLASHYAPDAVLRLNVTAPAADEALLGFGPVENAALNLSPAGDLREAAANLFAMLRTLDAQASKIAVSPIPARGIGLAINDRLSRAAAPR comes from the coding sequence ATGACTTTATCATCCACCCATCTTCTTTCCGCTGACGCTGCTGGTATCGCAGAGGCTGCCGCCTTTCTGCGCGCGGGCGAGCGTGTCGCACTGCCGACAGAAACAGTCTATGGCCTCGGTGCAGACGCCTGCAATGGCGAGGCCGTCGCTGGCATCTACGCCGCCAAAGGCCGCCCAAGTTTCAACCCGCTCATCGTCCATGTTGCCCACCCAACCGATGCCGCGCGCTATGTCGAATGGTCTGACATGGCCGCTCGCCTCGCCGCCGCGTTCTGGCCTGGCCCTCTGACGCTGGTTTTGCCTTTGCGGGACGGCCACGGCATTGCCAGCCTTGTGACGGCAGGTCTTGATACTCTGGCCGTCCGCTGCCCTGCACATCCTGTTGCGCAAGCACTTCTGGAAGCCTTTGACGGCCCTGTGGCGGCCCCGTCGGCCAACCCCTCAGGCAAAATCAGCCCAACCACAGCCCAGCATGTGCTTCAGGGGCTGGAAGGCCGCGTCGCAGCCGTTCTAGAGGGTGGCGCAGCCGAGATCGGGCTGGAAAGCACGATCGTCGGCCTCGCCGGCACGCCCACGCTTTTGCGCCACGGCTCAATAACCCGCGAGATGCTGGAAGCTGCGCTTGGGACCCCCCTCACAGAAGCCACAACGCCTGCCGCCATAACGGCACCGGGCCAACTCGCCTCGCATTATGCCCCCGACGCCGTGCTGCGCCTCAACGTGACAGCCCCTGCAGCCGACGAGGCCCTCCTCGGCTTTGGCCCAGTTGAGAATGCTGCGCTTAATCTCTCCCCTGCAGGCGACTTGCGCGAAGCCGCGGCCAATCTCTTCGCAATGCTGCGCACGTTGGATGCGCAGGCCAGCAAAATCGCCGTCTCGCCTATCCCCGCGCGCGGCATTGGGCTTGCCATCAATGATCGGCTCTCCCGCGCTGCCGCACCACGCTAG
- a CDS encoding acyl-CoA dehydrogenase yields the protein MSFRAPVQDYEYIMRHIVGYGKVSATERFEEAGEELTSAILTEAGRLCEEVLSPLQRNGDLDPARLEDGVVHTSTGFAEGYKAIREGGWISVAASPEYGGMGLPMAVTTAVNEMMSAACLSIALNPLMTQGQIEALEHHASEEIKAIYLPKLVSGEWCGTMNLTEAQAGSDVGALSSKAEDNGDGTYAITGQKIYISWGDNDFSENVCHLVLARLPGAPAGTKGISLFLVPKFLPDASGEAGEANSLHVVSLEHKLGLHGSPTAVMQYDGATGWLVGPEGGGMAAMFTMMNNARLGVGCQGIGAGEGAYQKALAYAKERKQGRTPVAGGTGAIIDHADVRRMLATMRAELFAARCIAMANAVAIDMSHATSEPDWAARAALLTPITKAFGTDTGIKVAEIGVQVHGGMGFIEETGAAQYSRDVRVTAIYEGTNGIQSMDLVGRKLMDGGEAAHTLIDEMQRFAEEARATRPRMAGLIWNATETLREATEWMVSQKSMTARFAGSVPFLAAYARVLGGYYHLCAAVSEGSNGPRTKLARFYINRLLPEYKALLDHAMQGDADLYALDIEDFDVA from the coding sequence ATGAGCTTTCGTGCCCCCGTTCAAGACTATGAATACATCATGCGCCATATCGTTGGATATGGCAAAGTCAGCGCCACTGAGCGCTTTGAAGAGGCGGGAGAGGAACTGACCTCGGCTATTTTGACCGAAGCGGGACGGCTCTGTGAAGAGGTTTTGTCTCCGCTTCAGCGCAATGGGGATCTGGACCCTGCGCGCCTTGAAGACGGTGTTGTGCACACCTCAACAGGTTTTGCCGAGGGCTACAAAGCGATCCGTGAGGGTGGCTGGATTTCGGTGGCGGCGAGCCCAGAGTATGGCGGTATGGGGCTGCCCATGGCTGTGACCACGGCTGTCAACGAGATGATGAGCGCCGCGTGTCTGAGTATCGCGCTTAACCCTTTGATGACGCAGGGCCAGATCGAGGCGTTGGAGCATCACGCCAGTGAGGAGATCAAGGCGATCTATCTGCCCAAGCTCGTTTCGGGGGAGTGGTGTGGCACGATGAACCTGACCGAAGCGCAAGCGGGCAGCGATGTGGGCGCACTGTCGAGCAAGGCGGAGGACAATGGCGACGGCACTTATGCGATCACGGGCCAGAAAATATATATCAGCTGGGGCGATAACGACTTCAGCGAAAATGTTTGCCATCTCGTGCTGGCCCGTCTTCCCGGGGCGCCTGCGGGGACAAAGGGGATCAGCCTGTTTCTGGTTCCGAAGTTCTTACCAGATGCTTCTGGTGAGGCGGGCGAGGCGAACAGCCTGCATGTTGTCAGTCTTGAACATAAGCTCGGTCTGCACGGCAGTCCCACAGCTGTGATGCAGTATGACGGCGCGACTGGCTGGCTTGTTGGTCCTGAGGGCGGTGGTATGGCCGCGATGTTTACGATGATGAACAACGCGCGGCTTGGCGTTGGTTGTCAGGGAATTGGCGCCGGCGAGGGCGCGTACCAAAAGGCGCTGGCTTATGCCAAAGAGCGCAAACAAGGGCGCACGCCTGTTGCGGGCGGCACAGGCGCTATTATTGATCATGCGGATGTGCGGCGGATGTTGGCAACAATGCGCGCCGAGCTTTTTGCGGCGCGCTGCATTGCGATGGCCAATGCTGTGGCGATTGATATGAGCCATGCCACGAGCGAGCCTGACTGGGCGGCGCGGGCGGCTTTGCTCACGCCGATCACCAAGGCTTTTGGCACGGATACGGGCATCAAAGTGGCTGAGATCGGTGTGCAAGTGCATGGTGGTATGGGCTTCATTGAGGAGACGGGTGCTGCGCAATATTCGCGCGATGTGCGTGTCACTGCGATTTATGAGGGCACCAACGGCATCCAGTCTATGGACCTTGTTGGGCGCAAGCTGATGGATGGGGGCGAGGCGGCGCATACGCTGATCGACGAGATGCAGCGTTTTGCCGAAGAGGCGCGCGCCACGCGGCCACGTATGGCGGGGCTGATCTGGAACGCGACCGAAACTCTGCGCGAAGCAACCGAGTGGATGGTGTCACAGAAAAGTATGACCGCGCGGTTTGCTGGGTCTGTGCCCTTTCTGGCGGCTTATGCGCGCGTATTGGGCGGGTATTACCATCTCTGCGCCGCTGTCTCGGAAGGCTCTAATGGCCCGCGCACCAAGCTTGCACGGTTTTATATCAACCGCTTGTTGCCAGAGTATAAGGCGCTACTGGATCATGCTATGCAGGGCGATGCAGACCTTTACGCCCTTGATATCGAGGATTTTGACGTCGCATGA
- a CDS encoding protein-disulfide reductase DsbD domain-containing protein gives MTKTLALLLALLALPALANPYADKAQTRVLHGWVEPDGTRIAALEITLAEGWHTYWRAPGDAGIPPSFNWQGSRNLASATPAWPRPTVYSQNGMRSIIYTGRLVLPISLTPKTSDKPIRVKGTVDIGVCKDICVPFQIVVDETIKADSTAATQAIKTALATVPRTGAQHVSCNTTLGERGIQLTVTASLPHLGGAEDAAIETGDPLVWATDPEVSRSGQTLTLKTELIHALSGAFALNRSALRLTLIGTDNAIDIQGCD, from the coding sequence ATGACAAAAACGCTCGCACTTCTCCTCGCCCTCCTCGCACTCCCTGCGCTGGCCAACCCCTATGCCGACAAGGCCCAAACCCGCGTCTTACATGGCTGGGTCGAGCCTGACGGCACCCGCATTGCTGCACTTGAGATCACATTGGCAGAAGGCTGGCACACCTATTGGCGTGCACCAGGTGATGCGGGCATCCCGCCAAGCTTCAATTGGCAGGGGTCGCGCAACCTCGCGAGTGCCACACCCGCTTGGCCGCGGCCAACTGTCTATAGCCAGAACGGTATGCGCTCAATCATCTACACAGGGCGCCTCGTGCTCCCGATCTCCCTGACGCCAAAGACCTCGGACAAACCGATCCGCGTCAAAGGCACAGTGGATATCGGCGTTTGCAAAGACATCTGCGTACCGTTTCAAATCGTGGTGGATGAGACAATCAAAGCAGACAGCACAGCCGCCACCCAAGCCATCAAAACAGCGCTCGCCACTGTACCGCGCACAGGCGCTCAACACGTGAGCTGCAACACAACTCTTGGAGAGCGTGGCATCCAGCTCACAGTGACCGCCAGCCTGCCGCATCTCGGCGGAGCGGAAGACGCTGCAATCGAGACAGGCGATCCCCTCGTTTGGGCCACAGACCCAGAGGTCAGCCGCAGCGGCCAGACCCTAACTCTAAAAACAGAGCTCATCCACGCGCTCAGCGGTGCCTTTGCCCTCAACAGATCAGCCCTGCGCCTGACGCTGATCGGCACAGACAATGCTATTGATATTCAGGGCTGCGACTGA
- a CDS encoding MBL fold metallo-hydrolase, with protein MRDDLQGIRYPWPDAPEPGGWIEVAEGVLWIRLPLPMVLDHVNVYALDEGDSWTLIDTGFHTKRSVMMWEELLKTALGGKPVSRVILTHHHPDHIGMAGWFMERGASLWASRTAWLLSRMLILDVEDEATPQAETFWREAGMDPDILAKRMSERPYNFADVCAPIPVGYTRLKEGDVLHAGGRSWDVREGNGHAPEHLTFWSREDNLVLSGDQIICSISPNIGVYPTEPMADPVGDWIASCEKFSELAHEDHIVLAGHKRPFTGLPFRMRQLRENHVHGLDRLAAFIEAPKTAVECFPVLFKRKIDQGTYGLALVEAVAHLNHLLLEGRAERKLGEDGAWLWSSKG; from the coding sequence ATGAGAGATGATTTGCAGGGCATAAGATATCCATGGCCAGACGCGCCCGAACCGGGCGGGTGGATCGAAGTGGCCGAGGGGGTGCTCTGGATACGCTTGCCGCTTCCGATGGTGCTCGATCATGTCAATGTCTACGCGCTCGACGAGGGCGACAGCTGGACGCTGATTGACACGGGTTTTCATACCAAGCGCTCTGTTATGATGTGGGAAGAGCTTCTAAAGACGGCGCTGGGCGGCAAGCCTGTGAGCCGTGTTATCCTGACGCATCATCACCCTGATCATATCGGGATGGCGGGCTGGTTTATGGAGCGGGGCGCAAGCCTCTGGGCCTCTCGCACCGCTTGGCTTCTCTCAAGGATGCTTATTCTCGATGTGGAAGATGAGGCGACGCCGCAGGCAGAGACCTTTTGGCGTGAAGCGGGGATGGACCCTGACATTCTCGCAAAGCGGATGAGCGAGCGGCCTTATAACTTTGCCGATGTTTGCGCGCCTATTCCTGTGGGCTATACGCGGCTCAAAGAAGGCGATGTGCTTCATGCAGGTGGGCGCAGCTGGGATGTGCGCGAGGGCAACGGCCATGCGCCAGAGCATCTGACGTTCTGGAGCCGTGAAGACAACCTTGTTCTGTCTGGCGATCAGATTATCTGTTCGATCAGCCCTAACATCGGCGTCTATCCGACCGAGCCTATGGCGGACCCTGTGGGTGACTGGATCGCCTCTTGCGAGAAATTTTCGGAGCTCGCCCATGAGGACCATATTGTCCTCGCGGGTCATAAGCGGCCCTTTACGGGGCTGCCATTTCGGATGCGACAACTGAGGGAAAATCATGTTCATGGGCTGGACCGTTTGGCCGCCTTTATTGAGGCGCCGAAGACGGCTGTTGAGTGTTTTCCAGTGCTTTTCAAACGAAAAATTGACCAAGGTACTTACGGATTGGCCCTTGTGGAAGCTGTCGCGCACCTTAATCATTTGCTATTAGAAGGCCGTGCAGAGCGAAAGCTTGGTGAAGATGGCGCATGGCTGTGGAGTAGCAAGGGGTAG